Proteins encoded by one window of Arachis ipaensis cultivar K30076 chromosome B04, Araip1.1, whole genome shotgun sequence:
- the LOC107635239 gene encoding subtilisin-like protease Glyma18g48580 translates to MATSSFYLPLIIATWFLLLPFLPEVVHGTDTKKCYIVYLGAHSHGPSPTSVDLDVATNSHFDLLASVLGSHEKAKEAIIYSYNKHINGFAALLEEEEAAHIAKKPNVVSVFLTRKHKLHTTRSWEFLGLNRNDGNLAWRKGRFGENTIIANIDTGVWPELRSFSDRGYGPVPSKWRGGNVCQIPKNKRNPCNRKLIGARFYNTAFEVYNGKLNPLLRTARDFVGHGTHTLSTAAGNFVPGANVFGVGNGTAKGGSPRARVASYKVCWSLTDSASCYGADVLAAIDQAISDGVDIISLSAGGQYLVHPEDIFTDEVSIGAFHAVSRNVVFVASAGNDGPTPGSVLNVAPWVFTIAASTIDRDFTSTITLANGQQIKGASLFVNLPQNQAFPLIDSTAGKFANASNRDAQFCRPGTLDPAKITGKIVSCFREGKIKSVAEGQEAKNAGAKGMFLRNQQQNGNTLLAEPHVLSTVGDHDVHKGGSPSSQPTTNPTYFTTATAPAASSSNETLTFSSATTVYGIKPAPVMASFSSRGPNKIQPSILKPDVTAPGVNILASYSLFASASDLLSDNRRGFRFNVLQGTSMSCPHAAGIAGLLRTLHPTWSPAAIKSAIMTTATTQDNTNKPIQDAFKNKLATPFDYGSGHVQPNLAIEPGLVYDLHLNDYLNFLCASGYNQEAISALNFNRTFTCKGTHSINDLNYPSITLPNLKLSPITVTRTLTNVGPPGTYIATAKLDGCKITIVPNSLTFTKIYEKKTFRITIQASSVIKLYKYQFGELLWTDGKHRVRSPITVQRRR, encoded by the exons ATGGCCACTTCCAGCTTTTACCTTCCCCTCATCATTGCTACATGGTTTCTTCTTCTGCCATTCTTGCCGGAAGTTGTTCACGGCACCGACACCAAAAAG TGCTATATTGTATACTTGGGAGCACATTCTCATGGTCCCAGCCCTACATCTGTTGACCTTGATGTCGCTACAAATTCTCACTTCGATTTATTAGCTTCAGTCTTGGGAAG CCATGAGAAAGCAAAAGAGGCCATTATATACTCGTATAATAAACACATAAATGGCTTTGCTGCCCTGCTTGAAGAGGAAGAAGCAGCACATATTGCAA AAAAACCAAATGTGGTGTCTGTATTCTTGACAAGAAAGCACAAATTGCACACAACTCGATCGTGGGAATTTCTTGGACTAAACAGAAATGATGGCAACTTGGCATGGAGGAAGGGAAGATTTGGTGAAAATACAATCATTGCTAACATTGACACAG GAGTTTGGCCAGAATTGAGGAGTTTCAGTGACAGGGGATATGGCCCCGTCCCATCAAAATGGCGCGGGGGTAACGTTTGTCAAATACCCAAAAACAAGAGAAACCCTTGCAACAG GAAGTTAATAGGAGCAAGATTTTACAATACTGCCTTCGAGGTCTACAACGGCAAGTTAAACCCATTGCTACGCACAGCGCGCGACTTTGTGGGTCATGGGACCCACACTCTATCAACGGCTGCCGGCAATTTCGTGCCAGGTGCCAACGTCTTTGGAGTTGGCAATGGAACCGCCAAAGGTGGCTCCCCAAGAGCCAGAGTTGCATCCTACAAGGTTTGTTGGTCGCTAACTGACTCAGCCAGTTGCTATGGCGCCGATGTGCTGGCCGCAATAGACCAGGCCATAAGCGACGGTGTTGACATCATCTCACTCTCCGCTGGTGGCCAGTACTTAGTCCACCCCGAAGATATCTTCACTGATGAAGTCTCCATTGGTGCCTTCCATGCAGTTTCTAGAAACGTTGTGTTCGTTGCTTCTGCAGGGAATGATGGACCCACACCAGGAAGCGTtcttaacgtggctccttgggtaTTCACAATTGCTGCTAGCACCATTGATAGGGACTTTACTAGTACCATCACTCTCGCTAACGGTCAACAAATCAAG GGTGCGAGTCTTTTCGTAAACTTGCCACAAAACCAGGCTTTTCCTCTGATTGATTCTACAGCTGGTAAATTTGCTAATGCGTCAAACCGAGATGC TCAATTTTGTAGGCCAGGAACACTGGACCCAGCGAAAATAACGGGGAAGATAGTGTCATGCTttagagaaggtaaaataaaatcGGTTGCAGAGGGGCAAGAAGCGAAGAATGCAGGTGCAAAAGGAATGTTCTTGCGCAATCAACAGCAAAATGGGAATACTCTTCTTGCCGAGCCTCATGTTTTGTCAACAGTTGGCGATCATGATGTACATAAAGGCGGCTCTCCCTCTTCTCAACCAACTACAAATCCTACTTACTTTACAACTGCCAC GGCTCCTGCAGCGAGCTCGTCTAATGAGACACTAACGTTCTCATCAGCGACAACAGTTTATGGAATAAAGCCAGCTCCAGTTATGGCTTCCTTCTCCTCCAGGGGACCCAATAAGATTCAACCATCAATACTCAAG CCGGATGTGACTGCGCCTGGAGTGAACATACTTGCATCATATTCATTATTCGCAAGTGCATCAGACCTTCTATCTGATAATCGTCGTGGGTTTAGGTTTAATGTGCTTCAAGGAACTTCAATGTCTTGTCCTCATGCCGCTGGTATAGCTGGACTTCTCCGAACCCTTCATCCTACTTGGAGTCCAGCAGCTATCAAATCTGCCATCATGACTACTG CAACTACACAGGACAACACAAACAAGCCAATTCAAGATGCATTTAAGAACAAGCTAGCGACTCCCTTTGATTATGGATCAGGGCATGTTCAACCCAATCTTGCAATAGAGCCGGGACTTGTTTATGATCTGCACCTTAACGATTATTTGAACTTCTTATGTGCTTCTGGATACAATCAAGAAGCCATTTCAGCTCTTAATTTCAACAGGACTTTCACTTGCAAAGGAACTCACAGCATTAATGACTTAAACTACCCTTCAATCACGTTGCCAAATCTTAAGTTGAGTCCGATAACAGTTACTCGTACACTCACCAATGTTGGTCCCCCAGGCACATATATTGCAACTGCCAAATTAGATGGATGCAAAATTACTATTGTGCCCAACTCATTAACTTTCACAAAGATATATGAGAAGAAAACATTTCGAATTACTATACAAGCTTCAAGTGTGATAAAGCTTTATAAGTATCAATTTGGAGAATTGCTGTGGACAGATGGAAAACACAGAGTTAGGAGTCCCATTACAGTCCAACGCCGAAGGTGA
- the LOC107635236 gene encoding MDIS1-interacting receptor like kinase 2-like, with protein sequence MPPIMFQNTTIVLTFLCVLILKLSSADQNIEADALLKWKATLEKQSQVMLSSWNNGTSPCRWKGIQCDKSKSISTINLENFGLKGTLHSLSFSSFPNLISINIYNNLFNGTIPPQIANMSKVNSLNMSSNLFDGSIPKELWTLSSLQSLDLSLCHLSGSIPGSISNLANLSFLDLSDNHNLSGQIPPEIGKLNKLVFLGIGNNQISGSIPQEIGMLTKLEYLELSRNTLSGTIPSTIANMSSLNRLYLANNTLFGPIPASMWNMSTLSWLNLYNNQLSGSIPASIENLVNLELLEIEKNHFSGSIPSTIGNMTKLTWIFLRHNNFSGEIPSSIGNLINLITLALQGNNLSGAIPDTVGKLKSLFSLELSANKLSGSIPQVINNLTNMVYFLVEENDLSGHLPPQICLGRSLGYLMAGNNHFSGPIPSSLKNCSNLARIRLEYNHLEGDITQDFGIYPNLKFIDLSDNKLYGQISPDWGKCQNLENLIISNNNISGGIPSEIGELTNLGRLHLFSNQLTGKIPRELGNMKSLLEFKISDNHFSGNIPAEIGLLHDLQILHLGGNELSGNIPRQVVQLPNLLELNLSNNKLQGSIPSDFRSSQPLYSLDLSGNMLHGQIPIVLGELKQLKLLNLSHNNLSGTIPSSFNGMSSLISVNISYNQLEGPLPDNNRAFQNATIESLKNNKGLCGNITGLVPCPSSSPSRKSHKVMLLVLLVIFGVLVLVLCMAAVSLYFLCRSARNKDNSAKEVQQVEEQFSIWSHDGKMAFETIIEATNNFDDKHLIGIGGQGSVYRAELPSGMVVAVKKLHTESDAEDKSNLKAFENEIEALTEMRHRNIIKLYGFCQHSRFSFLVYEFLEGGSLDQVFGNEAKASAFDWMKRVNVVKGVANALSYMHHDCKPPMVHRDISSKNILLDSEYEAHVSDFGTAKFLKPDSNWTTLAVTYGYGAPELAQTMEVTEKCDVYSFGVLCLEILIGKHPGDLINSLLSPSTASITYNLLLVDVIDHRPPYPKNSIVGEIMWITKWALECLSQSPQFRPTMHQVSKELMMGKAPLPDDQFPMIRIGQLNEEWETPLI encoded by the exons ATGCCACCAATAATGTTCCAAAATACTACTATTGTCTTAACATTCCTTTGTGTCCTTATTCTAAAACTCTCTTCAGCTGATCAAAACATTGAAGCAGATGCACTCTTAAAGTGGAAGGCCACACTTGAGAAGCAAAGCCAAGTTATGTTATCATCTTGGAACAACGGCACAAGTCCATGCAGATGGAAAGGAATTCAATGTGACAAATCAAAGTCAATCTCAACCATCAATCTTGAAAACTTTGGACTCAAAGGTACACTTCACAGTCTTAGTTTCTCTTCATTCCCCAACCTCATTTCCATAAACATCTACAACAACTTGTTCAATGGAACCATTCCACCACAAATTGCTAACATGTCCAAAGTTAACAGCTTGAACATGTCTTCAAATCTTTTTGATGGTTCTATCCCTAAAGAGTTGTGGACATTGAGCAGTTTACAGAGTCTTGATCTTTCTTTGTGCCATCTAAGTGGATCAATCCCGGGTTCCATTTCGAATTTGGCCAACTTATCATTTCTAGATTTATCTGACAATCACAATCTGTCAGGCCAGATTCCACCTGAGATTGGTAAACTAAACAAACTTGTGTTTCTTGGGATTGGAAACAATCAAATCTCTGGCTCCATTCCCCAAGAAATTGGAATGTTAACAAAGCTTGAGTATCTTGAATTATCAAGAAACACTCTCTCTGGTACTATCCCTTCAACAATTGCTAACATGAGCAGTTTAAATAGGCTTTACCTTGCTAATAACACCTTGTTTGGGCCAATCCCAGCTTCCATGTGGAACATGTCTACCTTGTCATGGCTAAACCTTTATAATAACCAACTTTCTGGATCAATCCCTGCTTCAATAGAAAACTTGGTCAACCTGGAGTTACTTGAAATTGAGAAGAACCATTTTTCAGGATCCATTCCTTCCACAATTGGAAACATGACAAAGCTCACCTGGATATTTCTTCGCCACAATAATTTTTCTGGCGAAATTCCTAGCTCCATTGGTAATTTGATCAATTTGATCACCCTTGCTCTTCAAGGAAACAATCTATCAGGAGCTATTCCTGACACAGTTGGAAAGTTGAAAAGCCTATTCTCTTTAGAATTGTCTGCCAACAAACTCAGTGGTAGCATTCCACAAGTTATCAATAACCTTACCAACATGGTTTACTTTTTGGTAGAAGAAAATGATCTATCCGGCCACTTGCCACCTCAAATTTGCTTAGGTCGTTCATTAGGATACTTGATGGCTGGTAACAATCATTTTAGTGGTCCAATTCCAAGTAGCTTGAAGAACTGCTCTAATCTTGCTAGAATAAGGTTAGAGTATAACCATTTGGAAGGAGACATAACACAAGACTTTGGCATTTATCCTAATTTGAAATTCATTGACCTGAGTGACAATAAATTATATGGCCAAATTTCGCCAGATTGGGGGAAGTGCCAGAATCTTGAAAACTTGATAATATCCAACAATAACATTTCTGGTGGCATACCATCAGAAATTGGTGAACTTACCAACTTGGGAAGACTTCACCTTTTCTCCAACCAATTAACTGGAAAGATTCCAAGAGAATTGGGAAATATGAAAAGCCTGCTTGAATTCAAGATCAGTGACAACCATTTCTCAGGAAATATTCCAGCAGAAATAGGACTATTGCATGATCTTCAAATCTTGCACCTTGGAGGAAATGAGTTGAGTGGCAATATACCAAGACAAGTTGTGCAGTTACCCAACTTGTTGGAATTAAACTTGAGCAACAACAAACTACAGGGAAGCATCCCCTCTGACTTCCGGTCGTCGCAGCCTCTGTATTCTCTTGATCTTAGTGGGAATATGTTGCATGGACAAATACCAATAGTGCTTGGAGAGTTGAAACAATTGAAATTGTTGAACCTCTCTCACAACAATCTTTCTGGCACCATTCCATCAAGTTTTAATGGTATGTCAAGCTTGATTTCTGTCAACATATCATACAACCAGTTAGAAGGGCCACTTCCAGACAATAACCGAGCCTTTCAGAATGCTAcgattgaatcattgaaaaataacaaAGGCTTGTGTGGTAATATCACTGGCTTGGTGCCATGCCCAAGCAGCAGTCCTAGCCGTAAAAGTCACAAGGTCATGTTATTGGTATTACTTGTTATATTTGGAGTACTAGTACTTGTGCTTTGTATGGCGGCTGTTTCATTGTACTTTCTTTGTAGAAGTGCTAGAAACAAAGACAACTCAGCTAAAGAAGTGCAACAAGTAGAAGAACAGTTTTCCATATGGAGCCATGATGGGAAAATGGCGTTTGAAACTATCATTGAAGCTACCAATAATTTTGATGACAAACATCTCATTGGAATTGGAGGGCAAGGATCCGTTTACAGGGCTGAGTTGCCTTCAGGAATGGTTGTTGCTGTGAAGAAACTTCATACTGAATCAGATGCAGAGGATAAGTCCAATTTGAAAGCTTTTGAGAATGAGATTGAAGCATTGACAGAAATGAGGCACCGCAACATCATAAAGCTATATGGATTCTGCCAGCATTCTCGGTTCTCttttttggtttatgaattcttggAAGGTGGCAGTTTGGATCAAGTATTTGGCAATGAAGCAAAAGCAAGTGCATTTGATTGGATGAAGAGGGTGAATGTGGTTAAAGGAGTTGCTAATGCTTTGTCATACATGCATCATGATTGCAAACCCCCTATGGTTCATCGCGACATATCAAGCAAGAACATTCTGTTGGACTCAGAATATGAAGCTCATGTCTCTGACTTTGGGACTGCTAAGTTTTTAAAGCCAGATTCAAATTGGACCACACTTGCAGTCACCTATGGTTATGGGGCTCCAG AGCTAGCTCAGACTATGGAAGTGACAGAGAAATGTGATGTATATAGCTTTGGAGTTCTTTGTTTGGAGATCCTCATAGGAAAGCATCCAGGAGATTTGATCAACTCATTGTTGTCACCATCAACAGCATCAATAACATACAATTTGTTATTGGTTGATGTCATAGATCATAGACCTCCTTATCCTAAGAACTCAATTGTTGGGGAAATCATGTGGATCACGAAGTGGGCACTTGAGTGCTTGAGTCAAAGTCCACAATTTCGGCCAACCATGCATCAAGTTTCTAAAGAGCTTATGATGGGAAAAGCACCTTTACCTGATGACCAATTTCCTATGATCAGGATTGGACAACTCAATGAAGAATGGGAAACTCCACTTATTTGA
- the LOC107635238 gene encoding subtilisin-like protease Glyma18g48580: MNNCNLYLRIVVSSFLLSSFLLEAVHGSKRCYIVYMGAHSHGSSPTSFDMEAATNSHFDLLASVLGSNEKAKEVMIYSYNKHINGFSALLEEEEAAVIAIKPNVVSVFLSKEHKLHTTRSWEFLGLRRNAKNTAWQKGRFGENTIIANIDTGVWPESRSFSDKGYGSVPSKWRGGNVCQIDSLPGSRKTPCNRKLIGARYFSNAYEASVGELNPKLHTARDFEGHGTHTLSTAGGNFVPGAHIFAVGNGTAKGGSPRARVAAYKVCWSITDPASCHEADVLAAIDQAIADGVDIISLSAGGRQVVSPEDIFTDAVSLGAFHAISANILLVASAGNDGPTPATVVNGAPWIFTVAASTLDRDFSSTITLDNGQQITGGSLSVTLQSNQAFSLISSTDAKHANATIRDAQLCKAGTLDPAKVKGKVVNCQREGNIKSVGEGLEAYSAGAMGMLLQNQKKQGKTLTNEAHMLTTVDYAPPPPSPPTSSQPLRKPNYDLITATALSPPLPPPTTVRLSQAKTVIGRKPAPVMASYSSRGPNKIQPSILKPDVTAPGVNILAAYSLFASASGLLVDTRRGFQFNVLQGTSMSCPHVSGIAALVKTLHPNWSPAAIKSAIMTTATTLDNTNKPIQDAFDNELATPFAYGSGHVQPNLAVDPGLVYDLHLNDYLNFLCASGYDQQAVSALNFNNTFVCKGTHSINDLNYPSITLPDLKLSAVTVTRTLTNVGPSGTYNASAKLDGYKINVVPSSLTFTKINEKKTYKVIVQASSVSQLYKYQFGEVIWTDGKHRVRSPIAVQRRK, encoded by the exons ATGAACAATTGTAATCTTTACCTTCGAATTGTTGTTTcatcatttcttctttcttctttcttgctgGAAGCTGTCCATGGAAGTAAGAGG TGTTACATTGTATACATGGGAGCACATTCTCATGGCTCAAGCCCTACCTCTTTTGATATGGAAGCTGCCACAAATTCTCACTTTGATTTACTAGCTTCAGTTTTGGGAAG CAATGAGAAAGCGAAAGAAGTCATGATATACTCATACAATAAGCACATCAATGGGTTCTCCGCGCTGCTTGAAGAGGAAGAAGCAGCAGTAATTGCCA TAAAACCAAATGTAGTGTCAGTGTTCTTGAGCAAGGAACACAAACTTCACACAACAAGGTCGTGGGAATTTCTTGGACTTCGCAGAAATGCTAAGAACACTGCATGGCAAAAGGGTAGATTTGGTGAAAATACAATCATCGCCAACATTGACACTG GGGTATGGCCGGAATCGAGAAGCTTCAGTGACAAAGGATATGGCTCTGTCCCCTCAAAATGGCGTGGGGGTAATGTTTGTCAAATAGACAGCCTCCCTGGCTCTAGAAAAACTCCTTGCAACAG GAAGCTTATTGGAGCAAGATACTTCAGCAATGCTTATGAAGCGAGTGTTGGGGAGCTGAACCCAAAGTTGCATACAGCGCGTGATTTCGAAGGCCACGGTACCCACACTCTATCAACCGCCGGTGGTAATTTCGTGCCCGGTGCACACATATTTGCGGTTGGAAACGGCACTGCAAAGGGAGGATCCCCAAGAGCAAGAGTTGCAGCTTATAAGGTTTGTTGGTCCATTACCGATCCTGCCAGTTGCCATGAAGCTGATGTCCTGGCAGCAATAGACCAAGCCATAGCCGACGGCGTCGATATCATCTCCCTCTCCGCCGGCGGCCGCCAAGTTGTCAGCCCAGAAGATATATTCACTGATGCTGTCTCCCTTGGAGCCTTCCATGCGATTTCTGCCAATATTTTGTTAGTTGCTTCTGCTGGGAATGATGGCCCAACTCCTGCAACTGTTGTCAATGGAGCTCCATGGATATTCACCGTTGCTGCTAGCACCCTCGATAGAGATTTCAGCAGTACCATTACCCTTGATAACGGTCAACAAATCACG GGAGGGAGTCTTTCTGTAACGTTACAATCTAACCAAGCCTTTTCTTTGATCTCTTCTACCGATGCTAAACATGCCAATGCCACAATTCGAGATGC TCAACTTTGTAAGGCAGGAACACTTGACCCTGCAAAAGTTAAAGGCAAAGTGGTGAATTGCCAAAGAGAAGGGAATATAAAATCCGTTGGTGAGGGTTTGGAAGCTTATTCCGCAGGTGCAATGGGAATGTtgttgcaaaatcaaaagaaaCAGGGGAAAACACTTACCAATGAGGCTCATATGTTGACTACTGTGGACTATGCACCACCACCTCCATCTCCGCCTACTTCTTCTCAACCACTACGCAAGCCCAATTATGATCTCATAACTGCTAC AGCTCTAAGCCCGCCCCTGCCCCCGCCCACCACAGTAAGGCTCTCCCAAGCCAAAACAGTGATTGGAAGGAAGCCAGCTCCAGTTATGGCTTCCTACTCATCTAGAGGACCCAATAAGATTCAACCATCAATACTCAAG CCTGATGTGACTGCACCTGGAGTAAACATACTTGCTGCCTATTCACTCTTCGCAAGTGCCTCTGGCCTCTTAGTGGATACTCGTCGTGGCTTTCAATTTAATGTGCTGCAAGGAACTTCTATGTCTTGCCCTCATGTTTCTGGTATTGCTGCACTTGTCAAAACTCTTCATCCTAATTGGAGTCCCGCAGCCATTAAATCCGCAATCATGACTACTG CAACCACACTTGACAACACGAACAAGCCAATTCAAGATGCGTTTGACAATGAGTTAGCAACTCCTTTTGCTTATGGCTCAGGACATGTGCAACCTAACCTTGCAGTTGACCCTGGACTTGTTTATGATCTACACCTTAACGATTATTTGAACTTCTTATGTGCTTCAGGATACGACCAACAAGCTGTTTCAGCACTTAATTTCAACAACACTTTTGTTTGTAAAGGAACTCACAGTATAAATGACTTAAACTACCCTTCAATCACATTGCCAGATCTTAAATTGAGTGCGGTAACGGTTACTCGTACACTCACCAATGTGGGGCCCTCTGGAACATACAATGCAAGTGCCAAATTGGATGGATACAAAATTAATGTTGTTCCCAGTTCCTTAACTTTTACAAAGATTAATGAAAAGAAGACATATAAGGTGATTGTGCAGGCATCAAGTGTGAGTCAACTTTATAAATATCAATTTGGTGAAGTGATTTGGACAGATGGAAAGCATAGAGTTAGAAGTCCAATTGCAGTCCAACGCCGCAAGTGA